The proteins below are encoded in one region of Peribacillus muralis:
- a CDS encoding acyl-CoA thioesterase has product MHEFEVNVRFSETDAFGPINNTSYFIYLEEARMKFFEALDLTTDAQPWSFLLASTNCNFTAQGYFNQLLTIRTSLTKVGTKSCDISHEILCSQTGEIIAKGHAVLVCYNFATQKSEPIPEKMKEKLISEIVLH; this is encoded by the coding sequence ATGCATGAATTCGAAGTGAACGTCCGTTTTTCCGAAACGGATGCCTTTGGTCCTATCAATAACACCAGTTATTTCATCTATCTGGAAGAAGCTCGAATGAAGTTCTTCGAAGCTTTGGATCTAACAACGGATGCTCAACCATGGAGCTTTTTATTAGCCTCGACCAATTGCAATTTCACTGCCCAAGGTTACTTCAATCAACTGTTGACCATACGAACTTCATTGACAAAGGTAGGCACGAAAAGCTGTGATATCAGTCATGAAATCCTTTGTTCCCAAACGGGTGAGATCATTGCCAAGGGACATGCCGTTTTAGTCTGTTATAATTTTGCCACTCAAAAAAGTGAACCGATACCTGAAAAGATGAAAGAAAAGCTCATCTCGGAGATTGTACTTCATTAG
- a CDS encoding 2-phosphosulfolactate phosphatase, with product MEHVQNIHLLLKKEEISKEKLSEGEKVAVILDVLLATTTIISALHDGARRVVPVMDPSDGLLMSQEEEFGEYVLAGELNAAPVDNIIYPSPTRLGKMVRDKTLILSTTNGTVALRNSAAAKKVYIASLLNNPSVAEKIKQQHQTETIIIVCSGNSGEFSLEDFYGAGHLIDCLTLGSEERFILNDAARAAIALYRTNLENAFEILQSSYVGQLFERHRLIDDLKLAANKGSINLVPEMVNGRIEAELSRGQMEHQNRNTR from the coding sequence ATGGAGCATGTTCAAAACATTCATTTACTTTTAAAAAAAGAAGAGATAAGCAAGGAAAAGCTTTCCGAAGGAGAGAAAGTGGCGGTCATCCTCGATGTACTATTAGCAACCACCACGATCATTTCTGCACTTCATGATGGAGCACGCAGGGTGGTACCTGTCATGGACCCATCTGATGGCTTATTAATGAGCCAGGAAGAGGAATTTGGTGAATATGTATTGGCAGGAGAGCTTAATGCTGCGCCGGTGGATAATATAATTTACCCCAGTCCAACGCGGTTAGGCAAGATGGTACGTGATAAAACGCTTATACTGTCCACAACTAACGGAACGGTTGCTTTGAGAAATTCCGCCGCTGCCAAAAAGGTGTATATCGCTTCTTTATTGAATAATCCTTCAGTTGCAGAAAAAATAAAACAGCAGCACCAGACCGAAACGATCATCATCGTATGTTCGGGAAACTCAGGTGAATTCAGCCTGGAGGATTTTTATGGGGCAGGACATTTGATAGATTGCCTGACGCTTGGCTCAGAGGAGAGGTTCATCCTCAATGACGCCGCAAGGGCTGCAATTGCGCTCTATCGCACAAATTTGGAAAATGCTTTCGAAATCCTGCAATCATCATATGTCGGACAGCTGTTCGAACGGCACAGGTTGATCGATGATTTGAAGTTGGCTGCAAATAAGGGCTCGATCAATCTTGTTCCCGAGATGGTGAATGGAAGAATCGAAGCTGAATTAAGCAGGGGGCAAATGGAGCATCAAAATCGGAATACGAGGTGA
- a CDS encoding phosphotransferase family protein: MVDDTIPVRPGEELEINVLEKFLRENVNGLPNEPLNLQQFSNGYSNLTYQLKMGEWEAVLRRPPLGPVAPKAHDMEREHHILSAIHPYFQSAPEPILFSDDESIVGAPFFLMERKHGLVIDNEFPEGIAPTVERCRRLSHVMVNQLADLHSIPYEKTKLMEISRPAGFIERQVVGWISRYERAKTDEIKELMPLIKYLQQSIPKYSQTSIIHYDYKINNAMFNQDLTEMVGLFDWEMATVGDPLADLGVALSYWTEVDDPELIKIGLGHASITTLKGFLTREEFIETYAIRSGRDVSNIDFYVTFGYFKLAVILQQIYSRYKKGQTNDPRFSQLGKTVKSLLAHAANVAAKEV; the protein is encoded by the coding sequence ATGGTGGACGATACGATTCCGGTTCGGCCTGGTGAGGAGCTGGAAATTAACGTTTTAGAAAAATTCCTAAGGGAAAATGTGAACGGTCTTCCCAATGAGCCGTTAAACCTGCAACAATTTTCGAATGGCTATTCAAATTTGACCTATCAGCTGAAAATGGGAGAGTGGGAGGCTGTCCTTAGAAGACCGCCACTAGGTCCCGTTGCGCCCAAGGCACATGATATGGAGCGTGAACATCATATTCTTTCTGCCATCCATCCCTATTTCCAATCGGCACCCGAGCCAATCCTGTTTTCAGATGATGAATCGATTGTCGGGGCCCCCTTTTTCTTAATGGAAAGGAAGCACGGGTTGGTCATAGATAATGAATTTCCCGAAGGCATCGCCCCTACCGTGGAACGATGCCGCAGGCTTTCTCATGTCATGGTCAATCAACTTGCCGATCTTCATTCGATTCCATATGAGAAAACGAAATTAATGGAAATATCCAGACCAGCTGGGTTCATTGAAAGGCAAGTGGTCGGATGGATTTCTAGATATGAGAGGGCAAAGACGGATGAAATTAAAGAATTGATGCCGCTCATAAAGTATTTGCAGCAAAGTATTCCAAAATATAGCCAGACTTCAATCATCCATTATGACTATAAGATCAACAATGCCATGTTCAATCAAGACCTAACCGAGATGGTGGGATTATTCGATTGGGAGATGGCGACCGTTGGAGATCCGCTTGCCGATTTAGGAGTGGCTTTAAGCTATTGGACGGAAGTTGATGACCCCGAATTAATCAAAATCGGTCTTGGTCATGCATCCATCACGACTTTAAAAGGTTTTTTGACGCGAGAGGAATTTATCGAGACATATGCAATCAGAAGTGGCAGGGATGTATCAAACATCGATTTTTATGTAACCTTTGGTTACTTTAAATTAGCAGTCATCCTTCAACAAATTTATTCTCGATATAAAAAAGGGCAGACGAATGATCCCCGCTTTTCCCAGCTTGGAAAAACGGTAAAAAGCTTACTCGCCCATGCTGCAAATGTAGCAGCAAAGGAAGTTTAG
- a CDS encoding enoyl-CoA hydratase, producing the protein MTRFIKVKKENKVAIITIDNPPLNVISKQVFKELGDTFTELSNDNEAVAVLITGAGDMAFAAGADIKEFPNLMGNPNMKETVKEGHAVLTMIDQFPKPTIAVLNGLTLGGGCELALACDLRVAEAQIQIGLPEVKLGLFPGGGGTQRLSRLVGNAKAKEIIFTGDPLDAKEAEKIGLVNKVVEQGRGLAEAKLLASRITRHSLQALSRIKKAINDGSEAKLEEGLELETNLFEEIFQTEDVKEGVSAFLNKRKPSFVHR; encoded by the coding sequence AAGTGAAGAAGGAAAACAAGGTTGCAATCATCACCATTGATAATCCACCGTTAAACGTCATTAGCAAACAAGTATTCAAAGAATTGGGGGACACCTTCACGGAACTTTCCAATGACAATGAAGCGGTAGCAGTGCTCATAACGGGTGCAGGTGACATGGCGTTTGCAGCCGGTGCCGATATAAAGGAATTCCCTAACTTGATGGGAAATCCAAATATGAAGGAAACGGTAAAGGAAGGGCATGCAGTATTGACGATGATCGACCAATTTCCTAAACCGACGATAGCCGTATTGAATGGCCTTACTTTAGGAGGGGGATGCGAACTCGCTTTGGCCTGTGATTTACGTGTTGCAGAGGCTCAAATCCAAATCGGCCTTCCCGAGGTTAAATTAGGTTTATTTCCTGGAGGCGGTGGGACACAACGTTTGTCCAGGCTTGTTGGAAATGCAAAAGCAAAGGAAATAATATTTACCGGTGATCCGCTTGATGCCAAAGAAGCCGAGAAAATCGGGCTCGTCAATAAAGTCGTCGAACAGGGCAGAGGTTTGGCAGAGGCGAAACTGCTTGCCTCAAGAATTACAAGGCACTCCCTGCAGGCGCTTTCGAGAATCAAGAAGGCGATCAATGATGGCAGTGAGGCTAAGCTTGAAGAAGGACTGGAGCTAGAAACGAATTTATTCGAGGAAATTTTCCAAACCGAAGATGTTAAAGAGGGGGTTTCCGCTTTCTTAAATAAGCGTAAACCGTCTTTCGTACACCGTTAA